A region of the Clostridium estertheticum subsp. estertheticum genome:
CCTATCTAATTCATATAAATAAATCTTTCTGATACTTTCAAGATCTTTTATACCTGCTGCCCTAACAAAATAAATTTCCATATCAGCTTCATAATACTCAAGTAAAGCAAGTTTTACATCAGATGCTATAGAAAGACTATATACTTGAGTTATTAATAGTCCTACTCTTTTATCTAGAACTTGATTTTCTATATCAAAGGCATCTATAATTTTTAATCCTTCAATAGGATCTAATTTCAAACCTTGAATCACTGCATCTATAAAGCTAACCGCTGGGAAAATTTCTATATCAATTTTATTTTTTGCACATAACTCTATTAAAATTTTAACAGAAGTTTCTGCAACAAGAGGATGACCTGGAACTCCATAAACAATGTCTCCATACAGTTTATTCTTCTCAACAAGATCTTCTGCAATAGACCTATATACATCATCAAAATTGTTATTTTCTTCATATCTATTGTCATAAGTCTCAAATTCAATACACAATGTTTTTAGGTAGTCTACAGTAGGATGTTTTTCTGTTCTTAAATAAATATTTTCACTATTTTTAAGAATTTCAAGCGTCCCTATAGTTAGTGAATCTATCGCACCTGGCCCAAGCCCTACAACTTTAATCATTAACTTCCACTCCTTTTTTTACTTCTTACTTAAAAATTTATTCTTAATTTCTTGATACTCAAATACTCTAAGCAAAAATATAAATATTAAATAAACAATAACGCCTATTAATATGGATATTATACAAGATAATCCTCCGCTCATTGTATAATTATAGACAATAACATCACTAAATACAACTGCAACTATCATTATAATCGCAGCAATGGCCGGTTTAACAAAAGCATCAATTTTGTTGAATTTTATATTTAAGCTTTTCTTTAAAACATGCATATTTAATAAACAACTTGTTATATATCCTAGAATTGTTCCTATAACTGCCCCATAAATATTTACAAATGAAAACGAAACTAATATGTATGTTACAATAACCTTGACGATACATCCTAAAGCCAAATTATATACAGGTTTCATATAATTACCTATACTTTGTAATATTGCTGTACTCGTTTGCGTTAGGATTACAAAAGGTATACATATTGAAATATATTTAAGTATTTCATATCCTGCCGCATCTCTCATAAAAACTAAATGCATTATAGGATAAGCCATAAAAAACATTCCTAAAGAAGATGGCAATGATATAACATTAGACAATTTTACAGCCATATCTACCCTTTTAATCAGTTCCTTCCGCCTGCCCAAATAGAATGCCTCTGCAATTATAGGCACTAGAGATGCGCACAGCGCCACAGAAAGAGCTAAAGGTACATTCATCAAGGTAAATGCTTTCCCCGTCAATTGACCATACATAACAGCTGATTGTAAATGTGAAAACCCTGCTTTTAGAAGTTGTTGTGGTACTAATACAGAATCTATTAATGACATAATAGTCCCTACTGCCGCACCAAGTGATATTGGAATTGCAGCCTTACCCAAATCTCCTAAAATATGCTTATGTTTGATTTTTTTCCTTACTGGTATTTCTCGTATCACCTTAAAATATGTTGAAACTAAATATATACTTCCCATAATAGAACCAACCAATGTTCCAAGTGCTGCTCCCCCAGCTGCATATTCAATCCCCTTTGGAAATAATAAATATGCAAACAATACTCCAGCTACAACTCTTCCAACTTGTTCTATTATTTGAGAAATCGCAGTAGGTCTTACATTTTGAAGTCCTTGAAAAAAACCCCTAAACGTGCACATAATAGATACAAAAATTGGTGCTGCAGCTATTGCCAAAAAGGCGTAATATGATTTACTATCCCATTTAAGCAATGATATAATAGGCCTTGCAAACATTATCATAAATGTAGTAAATACCGTTCCTAATATAATCATAAAAATAAGCGTTTGTCTTAATACCTGCCCAGCTCCCTCCCTGTCATTTTTAGCGTTCATCTCGGCAATAAGTTTAGACATAGCTATTGGTACTCCTGAAGCTACCGCCACAAAGAACATGTAGAGCGGATAAGACATCTGATAATATCCCATCCCCTCATCTTTTATAAGTGCTTGTATTGGAATTCTAAAAAATAGTCCTAAAAACCTTGCAAATATACCTGCCATTCCAAGTATAATAGTTCCTTTTATCAATGAATGTTTCTTCATAATAACCTCCTTATAATCCTATATTGCTGTAAATATATACATCCTATGATTATAATTATTTAATTTAAGAGACTATTATTACTAATACTTCAAAAAAATAAAAGTATATATTACTGCAAATATGTTTCAATTGCTTAGTAATATATACTTTATAACCTAATACAACTATTGTTCCATTTGTTTTCCTAAAAAAGATGCCGCAGTTTCAGCCAATTTTAATTCTAGATTCCCAAACTTTATTCCCGGCTCTGTCGACATTATTAGTACTGCACCAATTGCATCTCCTTCTGTTATTATAGGTGCGATTACTTGAGCACTGTATTTATTCTCCATTTCATCATCGTACAATGATATGACTTTTTCAAAGCCTTCGCCCAAGACAATTGGTTTTCTATTTTCCATTGCTTTTTCTAACTCAATACTAACTTTTTTATCAACATACTCTTTCTTAGGGCAACCACTTACGGATATTATATTATCCTTATCGCATACTATTATCGCATTTCCAATAGTTTGTTGTAATGATTCAGCATACTCCCTAGAAAATTCACTTAATTCACCTATAGGTGAATATTTTTTTAAAATAACTCCACCTTCTCTATCCGTAAATATTTCCAGTGGATCTCCCTCTCTTATTCTAAGAGTTCTCCTTATTTCCTTAGGAATAACAACTCTTCCTAAATCATCTATACGTCTTACTATACCAGTTGCTTTCATTTAAATACTCCTCCTTATATAAATCCTTATATAATATACTAGCTCTATTATTATCTTTCAAAACTTGAAATTTTATGCACATTTGTATATGTTTAATTTTAAAAAGGAAAATAAGGAGGATTCCGACTCAATTTATTGCTTCTTTTACTGAATAATTTTACAATTCTATATTAACAAAGTAAAAAAACAAAGAATACCTCTTTATATCGGTATTCTTTGTTTCTTAAAATTTAAAGTTTAAAATTTATAAGTTTTTATCAATTTTTGTTACATTAGCTTGTGTCGTCCATTTTGTCATTGCTGCTGTCCATGCGGTTTCTTTATTTTTTGCTAAAAGAGTTTTTTCTACTTCTGCCTTAACAACTTCAAATTTCTTTGCGGGATAATTTGTTCTTGCAACATCTTTTATCAAATGATATCCAAATTGAGTTTTAACTGGCGTCGAAACTTTACCTGCAGGTACCTTAACAGCAGCCGCCATAAACGTTGCATCCATTGAAGTATCATCGAATTTAAAAGTTCCTAACTCTCCACCAGCGGCTTTAGTTCCATCTGTCCCTTTTTCTTTAGCAAGTTTAGCAAAATCTTCACCCGCATCTAAACGTTTCTTAATAGCTATTGCCTCTGCTTCCGTTTTAACTAAAATATGAGCTAAATGAATTGTATTTGGTTTTGTTGAATATAAAGCTAAATTAGCATTATAGTATGCCTTTGCGTCTGCATCTGTAACTTTAACATTTTTTGTAGTTTCAGTTTTTAATGCATCTTGAATAACACTTGGTTTAATTCTTGCCTTTAATGCCTCTTCTGTTACACCAGCTTGCGTTAGCGCTGCTTTATACTTTGCATCCGTTCCTAAGCTTTTCTTAATCTCTAATAATTGCTTATTAATTTCTGCATTCAATTTAGCATCTGAAGGTACTAATTTGAGCTCTTTCGCCTTATAAGTTATAATCTCCTCATTAATTAAGCCTGCTAATACCTTCTGTTTTTGAGTTGTTAACTCCGTCATAGCATCGGTATTAGTTGTATAATTTGCACCGTATTGTGTTTGCAATTGTTTAATAACACCTGGTAATTGCGCTTCTATTTGTCCTTTTGTTATCTTAGTATCAAAAACCTTTGCTACTTCAGTTTTCGCAATACCTTCTGGTGTTTTTTCAATCATATTACAGCCAATTAACGATGTAGCAAACAAAGTTATTAAAGCCGCGCTAATTATTTTTTTTACGTTTTTCATTTTACTTCCCCCATTCTTATGTATATCGTAATTATAAATTTTGATACGATACCATTAATTTTAACACTAATTTACTTTATTTCAACTATACTTTTTATACGATTAACAATTTCTATCAAACTTGTAAGTACTTTTTCTTTAATTGAATTTTTAAACTTATATGAAAACGCTGGCTTATTTCCTAATTTGAATACAATACTTCTATTATATTTACTAACCAAAACTTTAACTACTTCTTTATTTATTCGTTCAGCCCTATCGAATTCTAATATTATCTCATCCTTGACCTCTTTAATTTCTATTATTCCTACTTTAGCAGCTATACATCTAAGGTATGCAATATTCATAAGGTTTTCAACGCAAGATGGTATGTCTGAGAATCTATCTTCTATCTCTTCTTGTATTTCTTGCATATCTTCCAGACAATCAATAGCTGCAATTTTTTTATAAATTTCAATTTTCTGAGACTCATCTTCTATATAAGTTCCAGGAATATATGCATCTATCTTAATTTCAACCGAGGTTTCAATAGGTTCCTTTTCAACATCGCCCCTTATATTCTTCACTGTTTCTTCAAGCATTCTACAATATAAATCATAACCTACAGCTGCCATATGACCATGTTGCGCGCCACCCATCATATTCCCAGCTCCCCTAATTTCGAGATCCCTCATTGCTATCTTAAAACCTGACCCAAGCTCCGTGAAGTCCTTAATTGCTTTAAGTCTTTTCTCAGCAACTTCTGTTAATACCTTATCTTTTTTATACGTTAAATACGCATAAGCTATTCTATTTGACCTACCAACTCTACCTCTTAATTGGTATAGCTGAGAAAGCCCCATCTTGTCTGCCTCATATATTATTATCGTATTAGTGTTTTGTATGTCTATTCCTGTCTCAATGATTGTGGTACACATCAATATATCATACTTATTCTCCATAAACTCTATCATTATAGACTCTAGTTCTCTCTCTGTCATCTGCCCATGTGCAATACACACTCTTGCTTCCGGAAGTAGATTCCCAATGTATGCCGCCATATCTTTTATTGTTTCTACCCTGTTATAAACAAAGAAAACTTGACCTTTTCTATTCATCTCTCTTAGTATAGCATCCCTTATTAATTGATCATTAAACTCCACCACATAAGTCTGTATTGGATACCTCTCCTCTGGTGGTGTTTCTATTACACTTATGTCGCGAACACCAGTAAGTGACATATGAAGAGTCCTTGGAATTGGCGTAGCTGTTAGAGTAATTACGTCTATGTTTTTTCGAAGGCTTTTAATTTTCTCCTTATGAGTCACCCCAAAACGTTGCTCCTCATCTATAATTAATACCCCTAAATCTTTAAATTTTACATCACTCTGAATAATCCTGTGCGTCCCTACTAATATATCTACATTTCCCTCTTTCGTAGCTTTAATAACAACCTTTTGCTGAGCCGGTGTTCTAAATCTACTTACCATCTCAACTTTTACAGGAAAATCTGAAAATCTTTTGGTAAGATTTTTATAATGTTGCTCTGCGAGTATTGTAGTTGGAACTAAAAATGCTACTTGTTTGCCATCCATAACTGCTTTAAAAGCCGCTCTAACGGCAACTTCTGTTTTTCCATATCCAACATCTCCGCATATTAACCTATCCATCGGTTTATCCGATTCCATATCTTTTTTTATTTCCTCAATTGCTATTAATTGATCTGGTGTTTCATCAAATGGGAATTCATCTTCAAATTGTTTTTGCCATATAGTATCTTTGCTGTATTTATGTCCCTTAAGTGTAGCCCTAGTAGCATAAAGCTTTACCAAATCCTCTGCAATATCCGCAATTGAGTTTTTAACTTTATTTTTAGCCTTAACCCATTCTGCTCCACCTAATTTGCTGATTTTGGGTGCCTTTCCTTCACTCCCAATATATTTTTGTACTAGATCTAATTGTTCCACCGGAACATAAAGTGTGTCTCCAGAATTATAGCTAAGATCTAAATAATCTCTTTTGTGACCATGAACTTCTAATTGCTTAATTCCTTTGTATACACCTATTCCATGATTTACATGAACAACATAGTCCCCCAATTTAAGTTCTGTAAAACTTTTAAGTTTACTTGCTCCCTTTTTATTAGCACGACTAACAGTTTTTCTCTTTGATCCACCAAAAACCTCTTTGTCAGATATAATGCATAATTTTAGCTGCGGGTATTCAAACCCCTTTAATTGATTCCCGAAGGTTACGATTACTTCTCCAAACTCAATTTTAGAAATACTGTCCTTATAGACACTTTCAATTCCTTTATCACGAAGTGTATCTATAAGTCTTTCGCCCCTGGTTCTTGTGCCCGATAAAATTACAGTCTTGTAGCCCTTACTTTTTTTATCCTTTATATCCTCGAT
Encoded here:
- the mfd gene encoding transcription-repair coupling factor, producing the protein MRLSGLMKPLKESNQFKDILSNIEKKVYPIGVYGLSESAKGYLVNGVYEELDKSMLILTHSDVEAKNIYEDLSFYVNDVYYYPTREMGFYNADAVSGDLRWERLKVMKKITEGGKKIIVTCIEAIAATYIPVNLLQKYAYKLSVGGTLDFNTFSEKLIQCGYERVDRVETKGQFCIRGGIMDLYPPISALPFRIELYDDEIDSIRTFNSETQRSIDKVKKIEIFPAKEIILTQDSRKKGYDKIKENLENMIGNLHKKKDKEAIERITSLVNINLEALKETGSFKDVDSYMPYFFDTTSTFLDYMSGAFIVVDDAQRCQGKLDSVYLEFEENYETSLRRGSILPKQAEVLIEKQRIYEELESLEVMTINAIAKTTKMLKPRSIISFSQITIYDYHGQLDMLIEDIKDKKSKGYKTVILSGTRTRGERLIDTLRDKGIESVYKDSISKIEFGEVIVTFGNQLKGFEYPQLKLCIISDKEVFGGSKRKTVSRANKKGASKLKSFTELKLGDYVVHVNHGIGVYKGIKQLEVHGHKRDYLDLSYNSGDTLYVPVEQLDLVQKYIGSEGKAPKISKLGGAEWVKAKNKVKNSIADIAEDLVKLYATRATLKGHKYSKDTIWQKQFEDEFPFDETPDQLIAIEEIKKDMESDKPMDRLICGDVGYGKTEVAVRAAFKAVMDGKQVAFLVPTTILAEQHYKNLTKRFSDFPVKVEMVSRFRTPAQQKVVIKATKEGNVDILVGTHRIIQSDVKFKDLGVLIIDEEQRFGVTHKEKIKSLRKNIDVITLTATPIPRTLHMSLTGVRDISVIETPPEERYPIQTYVVEFNDQLIRDAILREMNRKGQVFFVYNRVETIKDMAAYIGNLLPEARVCIAHGQMTERELESIMIEFMENKYDILMCTTIIETGIDIQNTNTIIIYEADKMGLSQLYQLRGRVGRSNRIAYAYLTYKKDKVLTEVAEKRLKAIKDFTELGSGFKIAMRDLEIRGAGNMMGGAQHGHMAAVGYDLYCRMLEETVKNIRGDVEKEPIETSVEIKIDAYIPGTYIEDESQKIEIYKKIAAIDCLEDMQEIQEEIEDRFSDIPSCVENLMNIAYLRCIAAKVGIIEIKEVKDEIILEFDRAERINKEVVKVLVSKYNRSIVFKLGNKPAFSYKFKNSIKEKVLTSLIEIVNRIKSIVEIK
- the spoVT gene encoding stage V sporulation protein T: MKATGIVRRIDDLGRVVIPKEIRRTLRIREGDPLEIFTDREGGVILKKYSPIGELSEFSREYAESLQQTIGNAIIVCDKDNIISVSGCPKKEYVDKKVSIELEKAMENRKPIVLGEGFEKVISLYDDEMENKYSAQVIAPIITEGDAIGAVLIMSTEPGIKFGNLELKLAETAASFLGKQMEQ
- a CDS encoding putative polysaccharide biosynthesis protein, coding for MKKHSLIKGTIILGMAGIFARFLGLFFRIPIQALIKDEGMGYYQMSYPLYMFFVAVASGVPIAMSKLIAEMNAKNDREGAGQVLRQTLIFMIILGTVFTTFMIMFARPIISLLKWDSKSYYAFLAIAAAPIFVSIMCTFRGFFQGLQNVRPTAISQIIEQVGRVVAGVLFAYLLFPKGIEYAAGGAALGTLVGSIMGSIYLVSTYFKVIREIPVRKKIKHKHILGDLGKAAIPISLGAAVGTIMSLIDSVLVPQQLLKAGFSHLQSAVMYGQLTGKAFTLMNVPLALSVALCASLVPIIAEAFYLGRRKELIKRVDMAVKLSNVISLPSSLGMFFMAYPIMHLVFMRDAAGYEILKYISICIPFVILTQTSTAILQSIGNYMKPVYNLALGCIVKVIVTYILVSFSFVNIYGAVIGTILGYITSCLLNMHVLKKSLNIKFNKIDAFVKPAIAAIIMIVAVVFSDVIVYNYTMSGGLSCIISILIGVIVYLIFIFLLRVFEYQEIKNKFLSKK
- a CDS encoding peptidylprolyl isomerase is translated as MKNVKKIISAALITLFATSLIGCNMIEKTPEGIAKTEVAKVFDTKITKGQIEAQLPGVIKQLQTQYGANYTTNTDAMTELTTQKQKVLAGLINEEIITYKAKELKLVPSDAKLNAEINKQLLEIKKSLGTDAKYKAALTQAGVTEEALKARIKPSVIQDALKTETTKNVKVTDADAKAYYNANLALYSTKPNTIHLAHILVKTEAEAIAIKKRLDAGEDFAKLAKEKGTDGTKAAGGELGTFKFDDTSMDATFMAAAVKVPAGKVSTPVKTQFGYHLIKDVARTNYPAKKFEVVKAEVEKTLLAKNKETAWTAAMTKWTTQANVTKIDKNL